The Streptomyces sp. NBC_00224 genome has a window encoding:
- a CDS encoding DUF5994 family protein gives MPLFHDTPDGVLKPVLPPPYPPVRPHRGVRWSYREHFVPRPPCRRRSRRAKTPGRCPRTATWRRVRVMSATIDFPGPRRESPADSAPIARVALKATGASRGLLDGAWWPRSRDLLSELPALVDVLDPAWARITHIAVNPEHWPVIPRKIPVHGHVVKAGWFTPELDPHKLLLLSYSVGRWDLLVIPPQTDAAAAARLMAAATADTGPPLTASELIAAEEGLGGTPVAGRSRDVGAPEEAPEEAWEYEGGAPSFRVGVPARPSRLLVGM, from the coding sequence ATGCCGTTGTTCCACGATACTCCGGATGGCGTGCTAAAGCCGGTCCTCCCTCCCCCGTACCCGCCGGTTCGGCCTCACCGAGGAGTACGCTGGAGTTACCGAGAGCACTTCGTACCCCGGCCTCCGTGTCGGCGTCGTTCCCGGCGAGCGAAAACACCAGGCCGCTGTCCACGGACGGCGACCTGGAGACGGGTTCGCGTGATGTCCGCGACCATCGACTTTCCTGGGCCGCGGCGCGAGAGCCCCGCAGACTCGGCACCTATCGCCCGCGTCGCGCTGAAAGCCACGGGCGCTTCCCGTGGACTTCTGGATGGAGCCTGGTGGCCCCGATCCCGCGACCTGCTGAGCGAACTCCCCGCTCTGGTCGACGTGCTGGACCCCGCGTGGGCCCGGATCACCCATATCGCCGTCAACCCCGAGCACTGGCCCGTCATCCCGCGCAAGATCCCCGTACACGGGCATGTGGTGAAGGCCGGCTGGTTCACGCCCGAGCTGGATCCGCACAAGCTGCTCCTGCTGTCCTACAGCGTCGGCCGCTGGGATCTGCTGGTGATCCCGCCGCAGACCGATGCGGCCGCCGCCGCACGGCTGATGGCCGCCGCGACCGCCGACACCGGGCCGCCGCTGACGGCGAGCGAGCTCATCGCGGCCGAGGAAGGCCTGGGCGGAACCCCGGTCGCCGGTCGGTCGCGGGATGTCGGCGCGCCGGAAGAGGCACCGGAAGAGGCATGGGAGTACGAGGGCGGCGCCCCGTCGTTCCGCGTCGGCGTGCCGGCCCGGCCCAGCCGCCTCCTGGTCGGGATGTGA
- a CDS encoding DUF5994 family protein, giving the protein MAESDTPTPPRLLPDAIHHAVKPGTALLRLETTPSREGVLDGAWWPRSRDIAEQLPALITALTEHLGPITRVGLDATAWQAIPTRLVIDDRVVHLDSFPVGDDTVLITRGDNDHFALLVVPPDTNADTARIAMARAVHADNITEAAQLLIATVPD; this is encoded by the coding sequence ATGGCGGAATCCGACACCCCCACCCCTCCGAGACTCCTTCCGGACGCCATCCACCATGCGGTGAAACCCGGAACCGCACTCCTCAGGCTGGAGACGACCCCGTCCCGTGAAGGGGTTCTCGACGGCGCGTGGTGGCCGCGGTCCCGTGACATCGCGGAGCAACTGCCCGCTCTGATCACCGCGCTGACCGAGCACCTCGGCCCCATCACGCGGGTCGGACTCGATGCCACCGCCTGGCAGGCGATCCCAACACGCCTCGTGATCGACGACCGCGTCGTGCATCTCGACTCCTTCCCGGTCGGTGACGACACCGTCCTCATCACGCGCGGCGACAACGACCACTTCGCACTGCTCGTGGTCCCTCCGGACACGAACGCCGACACCGCGCGCATCGCGATGGCCCGGGCGGTCCACGCCGACAACATCACTGAGGCCGCACAGCTCCTCATAGCGACCGTCCCCGACTGA
- a CDS encoding STAS domain-containing protein, producing the protein MSTSPRTSPSPAGALRLHSGGEGVRASARGRRSRPAPTVPGGPPPLPHVTEGCAVIIVSGHLNLTTVPRLRERLLRVAHGPGNLLVLDLSGVTSCDALGLGLLVATARRARSFGGGLCLLAPSPGAAAALGSAGLTRLLHIYPDLATATGTVPAAPVPQFGKAA; encoded by the coding sequence GTGTCCACCAGTCCCCGAACTTCTCCCTCGCCCGCCGGCGCACTGCGCCTGCACTCCGGCGGGGAGGGTGTCCGTGCGTCCGCACGCGGCCGCCGTTCCCGGCCCGCGCCGACCGTCCCGGGCGGCCCGCCCCCGCTCCCGCACGTCACCGAGGGATGCGCGGTCATCATCGTCAGCGGACATCTGAACCTCACCACTGTTCCAAGGCTGCGCGAGCGCCTTCTGCGGGTGGCCCACGGTCCCGGAAACCTCTTGGTCCTCGATCTGTCGGGCGTGACGTCCTGCGACGCCCTCGGCCTCGGACTGCTCGTCGCCACCGCACGCCGGGCCCGCTCCTTCGGCGGCGGCCTGTGTCTCCTCGCACCGAGCCCCGGTGCCGCCGCGGCGCTGGGCAGCGCCGGGCTCACCCGGCTCCTTCACATCTATCCCGATCTCGCCACAGCGACCGGGACCGTGCCCGCCGCGCCTGTCCCGCAGTTCGGGAAAGCGGCATAG
- a CDS encoding PRC-barrel domain-containing protein — MITAADVREWRNQDVVDPKGHKIGVLEAVYVDTSTDEPAMATVLTGLPTRRRLVFVPLDEAILGPHYVKVPYPRGLVRQAPSIGTDDVLPADQEEAIFQHYEMEYRPGAAGERRLARP, encoded by the coding sequence ATGATCACCGCAGCCGATGTCCGTGAGTGGCGCAACCAGGACGTGGTCGACCCGAAAGGACACAAGATCGGGGTGCTCGAAGCGGTGTACGTGGACACGAGCACCGACGAACCGGCCATGGCCACCGTCCTCACCGGCCTGCCGACCCGTCGCCGCCTGGTCTTCGTCCCCCTCGACGAGGCGATCCTCGGCCCGCACTACGTCAAGGTCCCGTACCCCCGGGGGCTGGTCCGGCAGGCCCCGTCCATCGGGACGGACGACGTGCTGCCCGCCGATCAGGAGGAGGCGATCTTCCAGCACTACGAGATGGAGTACCGGCCGGGCGCGGCCGGCGAACGCCGGCTCGCACGCCCATGA
- a CDS encoding D-alanyl-D-alanine carboxypeptidase family protein — protein sequence MADQSPDEGSKRKIDAEATSEVEEVGGGAEEQGGSGSSSGTSEASDASEATHESDAERTSEFVALKPVDMPVLKPPRPVTAGPALGARGTAEAAAPTAPTPDTEPPAPVSEKPSAAPLPPLDLLAELTNTPKPPETPARTLARRFKIWVPITLLLVLVFVIVQAVRPLPTPSLKLGADTASYTFDGRFGLPWPAKGQGAVQVQGSGSIGTFGEQKPVPTASVAKVMTAYVILKEHPLKKDETGPTIEIDEKAVREGEAKDESRIEGLTAGAKFSQQDMLKMLMIPSGNNIARLFARWATGSGDETAFVAKMNEAAKALGMNDTTYTDPSGLDAKTVSTAVDQLKLAEAVMRFDAFRPIVALPNATIKGLPQPINNNNDNLLLAGLSIKGIKTGSNTAAGGALMWAAYKTVDDRTPLILGTMLDQRVDGPDPNGGNSLTLVKENSKKVIVAVRDALTSAVAVKKGQVVGYVDDGLGGRTPLVATKDLKAIGVPGQRLPLRITDNGKPVPHSAGAGAVVATLAIGTGPDAPKVPVALQKDLREPSFGSKLTRLG from the coding sequence GTGGCGGACCAGTCCCCCGACGAGGGCAGCAAGCGGAAGATCGACGCGGAGGCGACGAGTGAGGTGGAGGAGGTAGGCGGCGGGGCGGAGGAGCAGGGCGGTTCGGGCAGCAGCTCCGGCACCTCCGAAGCCTCCGACGCCTCCGAGGCGACCCACGAATCGGACGCCGAGCGCACGAGCGAGTTCGTGGCGCTGAAGCCGGTCGACATGCCGGTCCTGAAGCCGCCACGACCGGTGACGGCTGGTCCCGCGCTCGGCGCCCGGGGCACGGCTGAGGCGGCCGCACCGACCGCGCCCACCCCCGATACCGAACCCCCCGCGCCCGTATCCGAAAAGCCCTCAGCGGCCCCTCTCCCGCCCCTGGACCTGCTCGCGGAGCTCACCAACACCCCGAAACCGCCGGAGACCCCGGCCCGTACTCTCGCGCGCCGATTCAAGATCTGGGTGCCGATCACCCTCCTCCTGGTCCTGGTCTTCGTGATCGTCCAGGCGGTCCGCCCTCTGCCGACCCCGTCCCTGAAGCTGGGCGCCGACACGGCGTCGTACACCTTCGACGGGCGCTTCGGCCTTCCCTGGCCGGCGAAGGGCCAGGGCGCGGTTCAGGTCCAGGGTTCGGGGAGCATCGGCACGTTCGGGGAGCAGAAGCCGGTGCCGACGGCGAGTGTCGCCAAGGTGATGACGGCGTACGTGATCCTCAAGGAGCATCCGCTCAAGAAGGACGAGACGGGGCCGACGATCGAGATCGACGAGAAAGCCGTACGGGAAGGCGAGGCCAAGGACGAGTCGCGCATCGAGGGTCTGACGGCCGGGGCGAAGTTCAGCCAGCAGGACATGCTGAAGATGCTGATGATCCCGTCGGGCAACAACATCGCCCGGCTGTTCGCCCGTTGGGCCACGGGAAGCGGTGACGAGACGGCGTTCGTGGCGAAGATGAACGAGGCCGCCAAGGCGCTCGGCATGAACGACACCACGTACACCGATCCGAGCGGTCTGGACGCCAAGACCGTGAGCACTGCCGTCGACCAGCTCAAGCTCGCCGAGGCGGTGATGAGGTTCGACGCCTTCCGGCCGATCGTGGCGCTGCCGAACGCCACGATCAAGGGTCTGCCGCAGCCGATCAACAACAACAATGACAACCTGCTGCTCGCCGGGCTGAGCATCAAGGGCATCAAGACGGGATCCAACACAGCGGCGGGCGGCGCGCTGATGTGGGCCGCGTACAAGACGGTCGACGACCGGACGCCGTTGATCCTCGGGACGATGCTGGACCAGCGCGTCGACGGCCCGGATCCCAACGGCGGCAACAGCCTCACGCTGGTGAAGGAGAACAGCAAGAAGGTCATCGTGGCGGTCCGCGACGCCCTGACCTCCGCCGTCGCCGTGAAGAAGGGCCAGGTGGTCGGGTACGTGGACGACGGTCTGGGCGGCCGTACGCCGCTGGTCGCCACCAAGGACCTCAAGGCGATCGGCGTACCGGGTCAGCGGCTGCCCCTGCGGATCACGGACAACGGCAAGCCCGTACCGCACTCGGCCGGGGCGGGTGCGGTGGTGGCCACGCTGGCGATCGGCACCGGTCCCGACGCGCCGAAGGTCCCGGTCGCCCTCCAGAAGGATCTCCGCGAGCCGTCCTTCGGGTCGAAGCTGACGCGGCTCGGGTGA
- a CDS encoding peptidoglycan D,D-transpeptidase FtsI family protein encodes MNRPLRRIAVFCGVLTLALLVRATWVQFAQSDTLANHPDNRRVRIETFAQPRGNIIVGGAPITGSVATPGSDLKYKRVYKDGPMYAPVTGYLSQAQGATFLEGVHGDVLSGKDSRLLAGPLDMLTGVKPRGGDVITTIDPKAQKAAYKGLSDLKAKGAVVALDPRTGRILAMASTPSYDPSAFAGISHKEGEVFKKLDQDKGKPLSNRATREIYPPGSTFKILTAAAALEHGTVTDINAPSGAPAPYQLPQSTTKIGNVVPNSQCDKVSMKTGLQWSCNNVFLDAALKTGKDKMRETAEKFGFNKEQFTPVRAVASGYPDKLDKPQTALTGMGQGSLTSTPLQMAMVTAGLANDGKVMKPYMVEELRGPDLSPLAKTRPEVLNQAVSEATAKKVQEMMEFTVTDGSGSKVRIDGVTVGGKPGTAQHGADVRDERPYAWFVSYAKQSDGTSPVAVAVLVDPEDMDISRDAIAGGRLGAPIAKAVMQAVLKK; translated from the coding sequence ATGAACCGGCCACTTCGACGCATAGCCGTCTTCTGCGGGGTACTCACGCTCGCCCTGCTCGTGAGGGCGACCTGGGTGCAGTTCGCGCAGAGCGACACCCTCGCCAACCACCCCGACAACCGCCGGGTGCGGATCGAGACGTTCGCCCAGCCGCGCGGCAACATCATCGTGGGCGGCGCCCCGATCACCGGCTCGGTGGCAACGCCGGGCTCCGACCTCAAGTACAAGCGCGTCTACAAGGACGGCCCGATGTACGCGCCGGTCACCGGCTACCTCTCGCAGGCGCAGGGCGCCACGTTCCTCGAAGGCGTCCACGGCGATGTGCTCAGCGGCAAGGACAGCCGACTGCTCGCCGGGCCGCTCGACATGCTGACCGGGGTCAAGCCGCGCGGCGGCGACGTCATCACCACCATCGACCCGAAGGCGCAGAAGGCCGCGTACAAGGGGCTCAGCGACCTGAAGGCGAAGGGCGCGGTGGTCGCGCTCGACCCGCGTACCGGCCGGATCCTCGCCATGGCGAGCACACCCTCGTACGACCCGTCGGCCTTCGCGGGCATCTCGCACAAGGAGGGCGAGGTGTTCAAGAAGCTCGATCAGGACAAGGGCAAGCCGCTGAGCAACCGGGCGACCCGGGAGATCTATCCGCCCGGCTCGACCTTCAAGATCCTCACGGCGGCGGCCGCCCTGGAGCACGGCACGGTCACCGACATCAACGCGCCTTCGGGCGCCCCGGCCCCGTACCAGCTGCCGCAGAGCACGACGAAGATCGGCAACGTCGTCCCCAACTCCCAGTGCGACAAGGTCTCGATGAAGACCGGGCTCCAGTGGTCCTGCAACAACGTCTTCCTCGACGCCGCGCTGAAGACCGGCAAGGACAAGATGCGTGAGACGGCGGAGAAGTTCGGCTTCAACAAGGAGCAGTTCACTCCCGTACGCGCGGTGGCGAGCGGCTACCCCGACAAGCTGGACAAGCCGCAGACCGCGCTGACCGGTATGGGCCAGGGCAGCCTCACCAGCACCCCGTTGCAGATGGCCATGGTCACGGCCGGGCTCGCCAACGACGGCAAGGTGATGAAGCCGTACATGGTGGAGGAGCTGCGCGGCCCCGACCTGTCACCGCTCGCCAAGACCCGGCCCGAGGTGCTGAACCAGGCCGTCTCCGAGGCCACCGCGAAGAAGGTGCAGGAAATGATGGAGTTCACGGTGACCGACGGCTCGGGCAGCAAGGTGAGGATCGACGGCGTGACGGTCGGCGGCAAGCCCGGCACCGCGCAGCACGGCGCCGATGTGCGCGACGAGCGCCCGTACGCCTGGTTCGTGTCGTACGCCAAGCAGAGCGACGGCACTTCGCCGGTCGCGGTGGCGGTGCTCGTCGACCCCGAGGACATGGACATCTCGCGCGACGCCATCGCGGGCGGGCGCCTTGGAGCGCCGATCGCGAAGGCGGTCATGCAGGCGGTGCTGAAGAAGTAG
- a CDS encoding LysR family transcriptional regulator yields the protein MDLIRHLECFAAVAEESHFGRAAERLGMAQPPLSQRIQRLERELGVRLFERTSRQVTITKAGTLLLEEARELLAGSEALMATARRIRDGESGLLRAALPPDIAGETVAAILADFARHHPGVELELRELTTTQQLAQFASHDLDAGLIYHPCDVSGLELGPVLRREVGVLLPREAPEAELDAVPLASLSPYDLILFHRAAAPALHDDVLTTCARNGYTPAAVRHGQGASFIRGLILSANAVAFSPRDAHPAHTADRDPDLVWRPLAGAPLSWRLSVAWPRGRSDTAVSTFAEAATRALRETSAVSTELPPRPLHLRPAAEYWL from the coding sequence GTGGACTTGATTCGGCATCTGGAATGTTTTGCGGCTGTTGCAGAAGAGTCACATTTCGGTCGGGCCGCCGAGCGGCTCGGCATGGCCCAGCCGCCCCTCTCGCAGCGCATCCAGCGCCTGGAGCGCGAGCTCGGCGTGCGGCTCTTCGAGCGCACCAGCCGACAGGTGACGATCACCAAGGCCGGGACCCTGCTCCTTGAGGAGGCCCGCGAACTGCTCGCCGGCTCCGAGGCGCTGATGGCCACCGCGCGCCGCATCCGGGACGGTGAGAGCGGGCTGCTGCGCGCCGCGCTGCCGCCGGACATCGCGGGCGAGACCGTCGCCGCGATCCTCGCGGACTTCGCCCGGCACCACCCCGGCGTGGAGCTGGAACTGCGCGAGCTGACCACCACCCAGCAGCTGGCCCAGTTCGCCTCCCACGACTTGGACGCCGGGCTCATCTACCACCCCTGCGACGTCTCCGGCCTCGAACTGGGCCCGGTGCTCCGCCGCGAAGTGGGCGTCCTGCTGCCGCGCGAGGCGCCGGAGGCGGAGCTCGACGCGGTCCCCCTGGCCTCCCTCTCCCCGTACGACCTGATCCTCTTCCACCGCGCCGCCGCGCCCGCGCTCCACGACGACGTCCTGACCACCTGCGCGCGCAACGGCTACACGCCCGCGGCCGTACGGCACGGCCAGGGCGCCAGTTTCATCCGCGGCCTGATCCTCTCGGCGAACGCCGTCGCCTTCAGCCCGAGGGACGCGCACCCCGCGCACACCGCCGACCGGGACCCGGACCTCGTCTGGCGCCCGCTTGCCGGGGCGCCGCTGTCGTGGCGGCTGTCGGTCGCCTGGCCGCGCGGGCGCAGCGACACGGCGGTGAGCACGTTCGCCGAGGCGGCCACGCGCGCGTTGCGGGAGACTTCGGCCGTGAGCACCGAACTGCCCCCGCGCCCGCTCCATCTGCGCCCGGCCGCGGAGTACTGGCTGTGA
- a CDS encoding serine hydrolase: MTAAARIREAFDEAGVTGRLHALDIDSGAEIGMGGDQAVVTASVHKLCVLVALHEQAAAGRVDLTEQVEVPLADRELGPTGVAAMLDPVRMSLRDAAYLMMAVSDNTAAELLLVRIGLDAVNATTARLGLAHTYAVHTFRELLATIKEDAGPGGAQALADPCVIARLRALDPARTNRSTPRDMTRLLSAVWRDEACTPEHGAAIRRLLGLQVWPHRMASGFPFDDVHVAGKTGSLPTLRNEVGVIEYPDGGRYAVAVFTRAASTAATLPPADAVIGTTARIAVEALRAG; the protein is encoded by the coding sequence GTGACCGCCGCCGCCCGCATCCGCGAGGCCTTCGACGAAGCCGGCGTCACCGGCCGGCTGCACGCCCTCGACATCGACTCCGGCGCCGAGATCGGCATGGGCGGCGACCAGGCGGTGGTGACGGCGAGCGTGCACAAACTCTGCGTGCTGGTCGCGCTCCACGAACAGGCGGCGGCGGGGCGGGTCGACCTCACGGAGCAGGTGGAAGTCCCGCTGGCCGACCGTGAGTTGGGCCCCACCGGCGTCGCTGCGATGCTGGATCCCGTACGGATGTCGCTACGCGACGCGGCGTACCTCATGATGGCCGTCAGCGACAACACGGCCGCCGAACTCCTCCTGGTCCGCATCGGCCTGGACGCCGTCAACGCCACCACGGCCCGGCTCGGCCTCGCTCACACCTACGCCGTCCACACCTTCCGCGAACTCCTCGCCACCATCAAGGAGGACGCGGGCCCGGGCGGTGCCCAGGCGCTGGCCGACCCCTGCGTGATCGCCCGGCTGCGGGCGCTGGACCCCGCCCGCACCAACCGCAGCACACCCCGTGACATGACCCGCCTCCTGAGCGCGGTGTGGCGGGACGAGGCGTGCACCCCCGAACACGGCGCCGCGATCCGCCGCCTCCTGGGCCTCCAGGTCTGGCCGCACCGGATGGCCTCCGGCTTCCCCTTCGACGACGTCCACGTGGCGGGCAAGACGGGCAGCCTGCCGACCCTGCGCAACGAGGTCGGCGTCATCGAATACCCCGACGGCGGCCGCTACGCCGTCGCGGTCTTCACCCGCGCCGCCAGCACCGCCGCGACACTGCCCCCGGCCGACGCGGTCATCGGCACGACGGCCCGCATCGCGGTGGAGGCGCTGCGGGCCGGGTAG
- a CDS encoding ABC transporter ATP-binding protein has translation MIRFERVSKVYPDGTSAVDGLSFEVAEGELVTLVGPSGCGKTTTMMMVNRLIEPTSGRILVDGEDIASVDPVKLRRRIGYVIQQVGLFPHRTVLDNTATVPALVGWKRAKARARAAELLDLVGLDPKTFGSRYPAQLSGGQRQRVGVARALAADPPVLLMDEPFGAVDPVVRERLQNEFLSLQATVRKTVLLVTHDIEEAVRMGDRMAVYGEGRIEQFDTPAAVLGAPATPYVAQFVGADRGLKRLSVTTVEEADLEQPPLARLDEPADTAAAHLREAGARWAVVLDASGVLHGWVSTDELSLAGTPATVADLARRMDAWVPVGAPLKQAFSEMLQYDAGWVAVLDGTHFAGVLTPAKLHEALRRSVDADAQGVGRGEVEFDSVADA, from the coding sequence ATGATCAGGTTCGAGCGGGTCAGCAAGGTGTATCCGGACGGCACGAGCGCCGTCGACGGCCTGTCCTTCGAGGTGGCCGAGGGAGAACTGGTCACTCTGGTCGGCCCTTCGGGCTGCGGCAAGACCACGACCATGATGATGGTGAACCGCCTGATCGAGCCGACGTCCGGCCGGATCCTGGTGGACGGCGAGGACATCGCGTCGGTCGACCCCGTGAAACTGCGCCGCCGGATCGGCTACGTCATCCAGCAGGTGGGCCTGTTCCCGCACCGCACGGTTCTGGACAACACCGCGACGGTTCCGGCGCTGGTCGGCTGGAAACGGGCGAAGGCGCGGGCGCGGGCGGCGGAGCTCCTGGACCTGGTCGGCCTCGACCCGAAGACGTTCGGCTCCCGCTATCCGGCGCAGCTCTCGGGCGGCCAGCGCCAGCGCGTCGGGGTCGCCCGGGCGCTGGCGGCGGATCCGCCCGTACTGCTCATGGACGAGCCGTTCGGCGCGGTGGACCCGGTGGTGCGCGAGCGGCTCCAGAACGAGTTCCTGAGCCTTCAGGCGACCGTGCGCAAGACCGTCCTCCTGGTCACGCACGACATCGAGGAGGCGGTGCGGATGGGCGACCGGATGGCGGTGTACGGAGAGGGCCGCATCGAGCAGTTCGACACCCCGGCGGCGGTCCTGGGCGCCCCGGCCACCCCGTACGTCGCCCAGTTCGTGGGCGCCGACCGGGGCCTGAAGCGGCTGTCGGTCACCACGGTCGAGGAGGCCGACCTGGAGCAGCCGCCGCTCGCCCGCCTCGACGAGCCCGCCGACACAGCCGCCGCGCACCTGCGCGAGGCCGGGGCGCGCTGGGCGGTCGTCCTCGACGCGTCGGGCGTGCTGCACGGCTGGGTCTCCACGGACGAGCTCTCGCTGGCGGGCACCCCGGCCACGGTGGCGGACCTGGCCCGCCGCATGGACGCCTGGGTACCGGTGGGGGCGCCCCTGAAGCAGGCGTTCAGCGAGATGCTCCAGTACGACGCGGGCTGGGTGGCGGTTCTGGACGGCACCCACTTCGCGGGCGTCCTCACCCCCGCGAAGCTCCACGAGGCTCTGCGCCGGTCGGTGGACGCGGATGCGCAGGGGGTGGGGCGGGGGGAGGTGGAGTTCGATTCTGTGGCGGATGCGTAG
- a CDS encoding alpha/beta fold hydrolase, translating into MTTASAPAYRQPGTVLVDHRFAVPLDHARPDGEQIELFAREVVAAGRAADRERLPWLLYLEGGPGFGARRFIGQQAWLGRALRDFRVLLLDQRGTGLSTPANRQTLPLHGGPHEQADYLAHFRADSIVKDCELIRRRLTGGAPWTVLGQSFGGFCATHYLSAAPEGLAAVLITGGLPSLDAHADDVYRAAFPRIERKNAAYYARYPQDVERVRRVIEHLAGENTVLTSGYVLTPAAFQSLGILLGGGDGAHQLHYLLEDAFVRTAAGPALSDAFQEGVHAALSFAGHPLYAVLHEAIYAQDARPTDWSADRVRAEFPQFSAEKALAGDGPVLFTGESVHAWHFETDPALRRLRETADLLAARTDWTPLYDPAALAANEVPVAAAVYHDDMYVDTAHSLATARAVRGLRTWVTDEYEHDGVRAGGERVLNRLLGLVRGEL; encoded by the coding sequence TTGACCACCGCCAGCGCGCCCGCCTACCGCCAGCCCGGAACCGTCCTCGTCGACCACCGGTTCGCCGTACCGCTCGACCACGCCCGCCCCGACGGCGAGCAGATCGAGCTCTTCGCGCGCGAGGTCGTCGCCGCCGGACGCGCCGCCGACCGGGAGCGGCTGCCCTGGCTGCTCTATCTGGAGGGCGGCCCCGGCTTCGGCGCCCGGCGTTTCATCGGGCAGCAGGCCTGGCTCGGACGCGCCCTGCGCGACTTCCGGGTGCTCCTGCTCGACCAGCGTGGCACGGGCCTGTCCACCCCGGCCAACCGCCAGACCCTCCCGCTGCACGGCGGTCCCCACGAACAGGCCGACTACCTCGCCCACTTCCGCGCCGACTCGATCGTCAAGGACTGCGAGCTGATCCGCCGCAGGCTCACCGGCGGCGCGCCCTGGACCGTCCTCGGCCAGAGCTTCGGCGGCTTCTGCGCCACCCACTACCTCTCCGCCGCGCCCGAAGGCCTCGCCGCCGTCCTGATCACCGGCGGACTGCCCTCGCTCGACGCCCACGCGGACGACGTGTACCGGGCCGCGTTCCCCCGCATCGAGCGCAAGAACGCCGCGTACTACGCCCGCTATCCGCAGGACGTCGAGCGGGTGCGCCGGGTCATCGAGCACCTCGCCGGCGAAAACACCGTCCTGACCAGCGGATACGTGCTGACCCCGGCGGCTTTCCAGTCGCTCGGCATCCTCCTCGGCGGCGGCGACGGCGCCCATCAGCTGCACTACCTCCTCGAAGACGCCTTCGTGCGCACGGCCGCCGGTCCCGCGCTCTCCGACGCCTTCCAGGAAGGCGTGCACGCGGCCCTCTCGTTCGCCGGGCACCCCCTCTACGCCGTCCTCCACGAGGCGATCTACGCCCAGGACGCCCGCCCCACCGACTGGTCCGCCGACCGGGTCCGCGCGGAGTTCCCCCAGTTCTCCGCCGAGAAGGCCCTCGCCGGAGACGGGCCCGTCCTCTTCACCGGCGAATCCGTGCACGCCTGGCACTTCGAGACCGACCCCGCGCTGCGCCGGCTGCGCGAGACCGCCGATCTGCTGGCCGCCCGCACCGACTGGACCCCGCTGTACGACCCGGCCGCGCTCGCCGCCAACGAGGTGCCGGTGGCGGCCGCCGTCTACCACGACGACATGTACGTCGACACCGCGCACTCACTGGCCACCGCCCGCGCCGTCCGGGGGCTGCGCACCTGGGTCACCGACGAGTACGAGCACGACGGCGTACGGGCGGGCGGCGAGCGCGTACTGAACCGGCTTCTGGGCCTCGTACGGGGAGAGTTGTAG
- a CDS encoding PIG-L deacetylase family protein has protein sequence MTEQLEQLEEMPDDWQRALAVVAHPDDLEYGCAAAIAGWTDAGREITYLLASRGEAGIDGIEPAKCGPLREQEQRASAAVVGVSAVEFLDHQDGVIEYGTGLRRDIAAAIRRHRPELVITLNHRDTWGGVIWNTPDHRAVGRATLDAAGDAGNRWIFPELTEQGLQPWNGVRWVAVAGSDSPTHAVDATAGLERSVDSLMEHRSYIEGLTNDEPETYCRSFLTANAERAAARFGGRPAVAFELFPR, from the coding sequence ATGACAGAGCAGTTGGAGCAGTTGGAAGAGATGCCCGACGACTGGCAGCGGGCCCTCGCGGTCGTCGCCCACCCGGACGACCTGGAGTACGGGTGCGCCGCCGCGATCGCCGGATGGACCGACGCGGGCCGTGAGATCACGTATCTGCTCGCCAGCCGTGGCGAGGCGGGCATCGACGGCATCGAGCCCGCCAAGTGCGGCCCGCTGCGCGAGCAGGAGCAGCGGGCCAGCGCGGCGGTCGTCGGCGTCTCGGCGGTGGAGTTCCTCGACCACCAGGACGGGGTGATCGAGTACGGGACCGGCCTGCGCCGGGACATCGCGGCCGCCATCCGCCGGCACCGCCCCGAACTGGTCATCACGCTCAACCACCGGGACACCTGGGGCGGCGTCATCTGGAACACGCCCGACCACCGGGCCGTCGGCCGGGCCACCCTCGACGCCGCCGGGGACGCAGGCAACCGCTGGATCTTCCCCGAGCTCACCGAGCAGGGCCTCCAGCCCTGGAACGGTGTGCGATGGGTGGCCGTGGCCGGTTCCGACTCCCCGACCCACGCGGTCGACGCGACCGCCGGGCTCGAACGGTCGGTGGACTCGCTCATGGAGCACCGCAGTTACATCGAAGGCCTCACGAACGACGAGCCCGAGACGTACTGCCGCAGCTTCCTGACCGCCAACGCCGAGCGCGCGGCCGCCCGCTTCGGGGGCCGCCCGGCGGTGGCGTTCGAGCTGTTCCCCCGGTAG